From the Fulvia fulva chromosome 2, complete sequence genome, one window contains:
- a CDS encoding High-affinity methionine permease, whose amino-acid sequence MVGTGIFSTPSSILAGTGSVGLSLIFWFLGLLTSLSSLSVYLEYAAYFPSRSGSEVAYLEQAYTRPKWFFPTTFAIQSIILSFSSGNAIVMAKYLFAIGDYTASPWAQKGLAIGCYTIALAFVLFHTKTSYLLSNAIEMVKLITLIFISITGLVVLGGHTAVERPRADFQNAFEGEASAYGVTNAMYKTIFAYAGYENAFNVVNEVKNPVKSIRNNGFSAVVLVAVLYELCNVAFFAAITKDEILEGREIAASLLFTKVFGNHGAVRGLNFLIALSSFGNLIAVLLGTSRMIRECGRQGVLPWPKFWASTKPFGTPAGPYFIKWFLTIVIILAVPAGDAFSFITDLQVYPSSVFSLLMGIGIHILRHNRKRLGLPRPSFKAWNVVLIFNIAVQLYLIIMPWYTPTEGATGGDVSFWYATYVVTGIGILLICGAYYVGYIVVLPRVKNYKLRQELIELGDGAQTHVLRKIAVSQVEEWDRLHDANGHRLVPEWSSQEHAADVTVLAESKNG is encoded by the exons ATGGTCGGGACCGGTATCTTCTCAACCC CCTCCTCCATCCTCGCCGGCACCGGCTCCGTCGGCCTCAGCCTAATCTTCTGGTTCCTCGGCCTCCTCACATCCCTCTCCTCCCTCTCCGTCTACCTAGAATACGCCGCCTACTTCCCCTCTCGCTCCGGCAGCGAAGTCGCCTACCTCGAACAAGCCTACACGCGCCCCAAATGGTTCTTCCCCACAACCTTCGCCATCCAATCCATCATCTTGTCCTTCAGCAGCGGCAACGCTATCGTCATGGCCAAGTACCTATTCGCCATCGGTGACTACACTGCGTCACCATGGGCACAGAAGGGGCTCGCGATTGGATGCTATACGATTGCGTTGGCGTTTGTGTTGTTTCATACGAAGACGAGTTATTTGCTTTCTAATGCGATTGAGATGGTCAAGCTGATTACGTTGATATTCATATCGATTACGGGGCTGGTTGTGTTGGGTGGGCATACGGCGGTGGAGAGACCGAGGGCGGATTTTCAGAATGCGTTTGAGGGGGAGGCGAGTGCGTATGGGGTTACGAATGCTATGTATAAGACCATCTTTGCGTATGCTGGGTATGAGAATGCGTTCAATGTTGTTAACGAGGTCAAG AATCCAGTCAAGAGCATTCGCAACAATGGCTTCAGCGCTGTCGTGCTCGTTGCCGTCTTGTACGAGCTATGCAATGTCGCGTTCTTCGCAGCCA TAACCAAGGACGAAATCCTCGAAGGCAGAGAAATCGCAGCCAGCCTCCTCTTCACCAAAGTCTTCGGCAACCACGGTGCTGTCCGCGGCCTGAACTTCCTCATCGCCCTCTCCTCCTTCGGCAACTTGATCGCTGTGCTACTCGGTACCTCTCGCATGATCCGCGAATGCGGACGTCAAGGTGTCCTGCCCTGGCCAAAGTTCTGGGCCTCGACGAAGCCGTTTGGAACTCCTGCTGGACCATACTTCATTAAGTGGTTCTTAACCATTGTTATCATCCTAGCTGTTCCAGCTGGTGATGCCTTCAGCTTCATCACGGATCTTCAGGTATACCCGTCGAGTGTGTTCAGCCTCTTGATGGGAATTGGGATTCATATCCTTCGCCACAATAGAAAGAGACTCGGGTTGCCGCGACCATCTTTCAAGGCCTGGAACGTCGTTCTCATCTTCAACATCGCTGTGCAGCTCTATCTTATCATCATGCCATGGTATACGCCCACGGAAGGTGCGACTGGCGGCGATGTATCATTCTGGTATGCGACGTACGTGGTTACTGGTATCGGCATCCTCCTCATCTGTGGGGCGTACTATGTCGGATATATTGTCGTCTTGCCGAGAGTCAAGAACTACAAGCTCAGGCAGGAGCTGATCGAGCTCGGTGATGGCGCGCAGACGCATGTGCTTAGGAAGATTGCAGTCAGTCAGGTGGAGGAGTGGGATCGCTTGCATGATGCGAATGGGCATAGGCTCGTGCCTGAGTGGAGTAGTCAAGAGCACGCTGCCGACGTGACAGTCCTCGCTGAATCGAAGAATGGATAG
- a CDS encoding Taurine hydroxylase-like protein SAT17: protein MGSVEVLTPGPVGQPDIGYAPDLDKYLARVQRRQQAEKLQNSLPDGFPRELKSDLVWDGSFIAEKYNWTYKLNEAEVQEIKDAWRHFKSLGKPLGFIDQETFPLPKLHTALREISVELHNRRGFKVLRALPVAKHSTEDNVIIYAGVSAHVAPVRGRQDHQIEGKPADVVLNHIKDMSQIVDASKIGAPAYTTEKQVFHTGVGDVIALHCPSEAAAGGELKLSSSWTVYNELARTRPDLIRTLAEPWASENFSGTGQKFTLRPLLHYPPETASDPERMIIQYARRTFTGYWGLPRPSDTPAITEAQAEALDALHFLAEKHAVTLDFKQGDVQYVNNLSIFHARLAFTDTPEKQRHLIRLWLRDPEHAWKTPEALKSRWDGVYANVKPENSVCPLQPRIRSSSAGTTATTK, encoded by the exons ATGGGTAGCGTTGAGGTATTGACGCCAGGACCAGTCGGCCAGCCAGACATCGGCTATGCTCCTGACCTGGACAAATACTTGGCGAGAGTGCAAAGAAGGCAACAAGCTGAGAAGCTTCAGAACAGCTTACCAGATGGATTCCCGCGAGAGCTGAAGTCGGATCTGGTTTGGGATGGTAGCTTTATTGCTGAGAAGTACAATTGGACGTATAAGCTCAACGAAGCAGAAGTGCAGGAGATTAAGGATGCTTGGAGGCACTTCAAAT CCTTGGGCAAGCCACTGGGCTTCATTGACCAAGAAACGTTTCCACTACCAAAGCTTCACACAGCCCTGCGAGAGATCTCAGTTGAGCTACACAATCGCAGAGGCTTCAAGGTCTTACGAGCCTTGCCCGTGGCAAAGCACTCCACTGAAGACAATGTGATCATCTACGCCGGTGTCTCCGCTCATGTTGCTCCAGTCCGCGGCCGGCAGGACCACCAGATCGAAGGCAAGCCAGCAGATGTCGTTCTGAACCACATCAAAGACATGTCCCAGATCGTGGATGCCAGCAAGATCGGTGCTCCAGCGTATACCACGGAGAAGCAAGTCTTCCATACTGGTGTGGGTGATGTTATTGCTCTTCACTGCCCTTCGGAGGCAGCCGCGGGAGGAGAgttgaagctctcttcatCGTGGACTGTGTACAACGAGCTTGCGAGGACGAGACCGGATCTGATTCGAACTCTGGCAGAGCCTTGGGCTTCTGAGAA CTTCAGCGGCACAGGCCAGAAATTCACACTTCGTCCTCTCCTACATTACCCCCCAGAAACAGCATCTGACCCGGAGCGCATGATCATCCAGTATGCACGAAGGACTTTCACAGGCTACTGGGGCCTCCCAAGACCCTCCGACACCCCAGCAATCACCGAAGCACAAGCTGAAGCGCTTGATGCACTGCACTTCCTGGCTGAGAAACATGCCGTCACTCTCGACTTTAAGCAAGGCGATGTCCAATATGTCAACAATTTGAGCATCTTCCATGCTCGATTGGCTTTCACGGATACGCCGGAGAAGCA ACGACATTTGATCCGCCTGTGGCTTCGAGATCCGGAACATGCTTGGAAGACGCCGGAAGCGCTCAAGTCGAGATGGGATGGCGTATATGCCAATGTGAAGCCTGAGAATAGCGTTTGTCCTCTGCAGCCTCGCATTCGAAGTTCCAGTGCCGGAACTACTGCGACGACCAAGTAG
- a CDS encoding Glucan endo-1,3-beta-glucosidase, whose translation MHLGSITSFSCLLGLSSLVSSAPIVTTEGATRSDILISKDNTLNATTYSNDTVTETASLYSNDTTTQAISIPDTYPVPANGRNLTAQSYLHPDYNGTRANTNGTYNVEAIAAAADGRLQLKFINNWHTQNLMVTISGLDEKGSFIMLGQNGQWVYPTTSSATPVPVKDNIAIPIGKPNSTLPITLPGYISSSRVWISEGPLKFYIVKTPTGTGLVEPAAVNPNDANSQINYAFGELTWTKASGLWADITAVDFVGLPLGIDMMEASGKNHSVFGTPANAATALCEGLKAQKEIDGRPWDQLCTYKPNGELIRVLAPNLIQSQNKAAFGTYFAKYVDDVWNYYKTHDLTINTQAKPGNVTCRVTGSTLNCAGDNRGYPKPNNVDIFGCNTGPFTVQAGDNEVHQAVVPRLCAAFNRASFLIPGGNIQPALGPRHYYAADQKRAVDTRPMNHYSRLVHEMEVDQKGYAFSYDDVSPSYGEDQAGLVTSMTPKMLTFIVGGSG comes from the coding sequence ATGCATCTTGGATCGATAACATCGTTCTCATGTCTACTAGGGCTATCCTCTCTGGTATCATCCGCTCCGATCGTCACAACAGAAGGTGCTACGAGATCAGACATCTTGATCAGCAAGGACAACACACTTAATGCCACGACGTATTCCAACGACACAGTGACAGAAACAGCATCGTTATATTCCAACGACACAACGACACAAGCAATATCGATACCAGACACTTACCCAGTCCCCGCCAATGGACGAAACCTGACGGCTCAGTCATATCTCCACCCAGACTACAATGGAACGAGAGCGAACACCAATGGCACATATAATGTCGAAGCCATTGCCGCCGCTGCAGACGGCAGGCTACAGCTCAAGTTTATCAACAATTGGCATACGCAGAACCTCATGGTCACCATTTCTGGCCTGGACGAGAAGGGTTCTTTCATCATGCTGGGTCAAAATGGCCAATGGGTCTATCCAACCACATCTTCTGCAACGCCGGTGCCCGTCAAGGACAACATTGCAATACCCATCGGCAAGCCAAACTCAACATTACCGATCACGCTTCCTGGGTACATCTCCAGCTCGCGTGTCTGGATCTCTGAGGGTCCGCTCAAGTTCTACATTGTGAAAACACCCACGGGTACTGGGCTTGTTGAGCCTGCAGCTGTCAACCCAAACGACGCGAATTCGCAGATCAACTATGCTTTTGGTGAACTCACTTGGACCAAGGCATCTGGTCTCTGGGCCGACATCACTGCTGTTGACTTTGTTGGACTTCCACTTGGCATCGACATGATGGAAGCGAGTGGCAAAAACCATTCGGTCTTTGGCACACCAGCGAACGCAGCCACCGCTCTCTGCGAGGGACTCAAAGCACAGAAGGAAATCGACGGCAGACCATGGGATCAACTTTGCACATACAAACCCAATGGAGAGCTCATCCGCGTCCTGGCACCCAACCTCATACAATCACAAAACAAGGCTGCTTTCGGCACATACTTCGCTAAATACGTCGACGATGTCTGGAACTACTACAAAACCCACGACCTCACCATCAACACACAAGCTAAACCCGGCAACGTCACATGCCGCGTCACAGGCAGCACCCTCAATTGCGCCGGCGACAACCGCGGCTACCCCAAACCCAACAACGTCGACATCTTCGGCTGCAACACAGGTCCCTTCACCGTCCAGGCCGGCGACAACGAGGTGCATCAGGCCGTCGTCCCACGTCTCTGCGCCGCTTTCAATCGCGCCTCGTTCTTGATCCCAGGTGGTAATATCCAGCCTGCTCTGGGCCCAAGGCACTACTACGCCGCAGACCAGAAACGAGCCGTGGACACAAGGCCTATGAACCATTACAGCAGACTTGTACATGAGATGGAAGTTGACCAGAAGGGATATGCCTTCTCGTACGATGATGTGTCGCCGAGTTATGGGGAGGATCAGGCGGGACTTGTTACGAGTATGACGCCGAAGATGTTGACTTTCATCGTGGGTGGGTCTGGATGA